A stretch of the Haloplanus aerogenes genome encodes the following:
- a CDS encoding acetamidase/formamidase family protein encodes MTTHELTEEMQGEYHYTVGPYPDPVLEIDPGDTVVAETHDAFEGAIETEDDLPSEVLGDYLNPQNGPIYVEGATPGDALAITIEDIEPRGPQPRGTTCTVPYFGGLSATDRTAMLHDPLPEIVKKLEVTTDGTVWNDDITIPYEPFIGTISTSPKIDSVNALTPFKHGGNMDLPDVRPGNTIYLPVEVEGGYVYLGDCHAAQGDGELCGVALEHPTNTTITVDLIEDWELEWPRLESDDFIMSIGSVRPMEDAARAAYADLVTWMADDYGFDEMEAYMLLTQVGHVRLGNMVDPNYTIGAGIDKAYL; translated from the coding sequence GTGACCACACACGAACTAACGGAAGAGATGCAGGGCGAGTACCACTACACCGTCGGGCCGTATCCCGACCCCGTGCTAGAGATCGACCCCGGCGACACCGTCGTAGCCGAGACCCACGATGCCTTCGAGGGAGCCATCGAGACGGAAGACGACCTGCCCAGCGAGGTTCTCGGCGACTACCTCAACCCGCAGAACGGCCCCATCTACGTCGAGGGGGCCACGCCAGGTGACGCGCTGGCCATCACCATCGAGGATATCGAACCCCGCGGGCCACAGCCACGGGGGACGACCTGCACGGTCCCGTACTTCGGCGGTCTCTCCGCGACGGACCGGACGGCGATGCTCCACGACCCGTTGCCGGAAATCGTCAAGAAACTGGAGGTGACCACCGACGGCACCGTCTGGAACGACGACATCACCATCCCGTACGAACCCTTTATCGGGACGATCAGCACGTCGCCGAAAATCGACTCCGTGAACGCCCTGACACCGTTCAAACACGGCGGGAACATGGATCTCCCGGACGTGCGACCGGGGAACACCATCTACCTGCCCGTCGAGGTGGAGGGAGGGTACGTCTATCTCGGTGACTGCCACGCGGCGCAGGGTGACGGTGAACTCTGCGGTGTCGCGCTCGAACACCCGACGAATACGACCATCACGGTCGATCTGATCGAGGACTGGGAACTGGAGTGGCCGCGACTCGAATCGGACGACTTCATCATGAGCATCGGAAGTGTCCGCCCGATGGAGGACGCGGCGCGCGCGGCGTACGCCGATCTGGTGACGTGGATGGCCGACGACTACGGCTTCGACGAGATGGAGGCGTACATGCTCCTGACGCAGGTGGGACACGTCCGCCTCGGCAACATGGTCGACCCGAACTACACGATCGGTGCCGGCATCGACAAGGCGTACCTGTAG